The DNA sequence AGGCATCTTGAGGAGAGGTACCCCATGTAATAGTTGGAATCACGTCCACGGCTTCAATGTTGATTTCGTGATCAAATTTGGCACCTTCATCCGTTTTCAAAGTTTTCCAGTAGGCAACAGCCTTTTCCCATTCAGCACCCTTTGGAGCTAGAGGTCTGCCTTTGGTGTATTGGAAAGTGATTTCATCTGGTTTAATCATACCCGCTCTTGCACCAGCTTCAATAGCCATGTTACACATTGACATACGCGCTTCCATAGAAAGAGCTTCAATGGCTTCACCTGCGAATTCAATAACGCAACCAGTACCACCTGCGGTACCTATCAGACCAATAATATACAAAATCAAATCCTTAGAGGTGATACCAGGTGATAGTTTACCATTAACAGAAATTCTCATGTTCTTAGATTTAGCTTGAATAATTGTTTGGGTAGCCAAGACATGTTCGACTTCAGAAGTACCAATACCAAAGGCCAATGAACCAAAGGCACCGTGAGTAGAGGTATGGGAGTCACCACACACAACAGTGGTACCTGGTAAAGTGAAACCTTCTTCAGGACCAATGGTATGGACAATACCTTGTCTAGCTTCACTCATACCGAAATATGGGACGCCAAATTGTTTAACATTGTTTTCTAAAGTTTTGACTTGCAGACGTGAATCACTTTGCTTGATAAATGTGTCTAATGACttgaaattctttcttgattcAGTTGGAATGTTATGATCTACGGTTGCTAAAGTACAATCAACTCTTCTAACCTTTCTACCAGCATTTTCTAGACCCTCAAAAGCTTGTGGAGAGGTGACTTCGTGAACCAAGTGTCTGTCGATATACAACAAAAAGGaaccattttcatcttgatGGACAACATGTGCATCAAAAACTTTATCGTAAAGAGTTCTTGGACCCTTTGATGGAGTGTAAACCATTATTTAAAATtgcaaataataaaaatcgATAGCGACGAAGATTATCTGTTCAATAGTTCTCTATTTTTGCTAACTGCTTCAGCTGTTTTGAGAAAAGTTCAACGGAAACAGCGTAATGAGTGAGGCAAGTACTGCTGTTTAAATAAGTATTCAACTACTACTAGAGTCAACCCATGTCGCCGGTCACGGACAAAACCGGGCAAATTTGGCCGGTCCCGGAATTTCATTTCCGTAACAAAAGAATCGCTCATCGTTATTATGCCAAGGTAGCACTATAGAAGGTCAGGCTGAACTGAGTCATCTAGATTAATGATGCAAATGTGAGCCTTTACACTATCATGGGGGAAAGGGAATTTGTAGAGCGACTAGCGGCCCTGTTTATTTTGTTgtaatgaagaaatatcGGTGCGATGAACCGGTAAAATTAGCGAAGGATATACGTACCATTAAATCTTCGGCATTCCTGAGAGGTGGCTTTCGGTCATAGAATAATATGTATTTAATATTCTATAGCAAGGCCCCATTTTCAATTATGTGCAgtaaatgtatatatatgtatatatgtcGTCTGTATGTATGTGCGCGTAAACGTAAGCAAAAAGTGGGGTGAATGAGAGGAAATCTTTAAACTGCTATAGAAAAAAGCTTGCTAAGTATTATGACGTAAAGCCTCCATCATATTAAAGGCGAGTTGCCACATAACTCTCAAGCTCTGCTCAgtaaaaattaaatgaatAAATTAGTGTGTGTgcattatatatattaaaaattaAGAATTAGACTAAATAAAGTGtttctaaaaaaatattaaagtTGAAATGTGCGTGTTGTGAATTGTGCTCTATTAGAATAATTATGACTTGTGTGCGtttcatattttaaaatagGAATTTAccaacaaagaaaagaaaaagtacCATTTAGAGAATAccaattttatcaaatcaGATAAAAACAACTAGCTTCGGATTGTGTGTGTGGTGAAGCTAAAAGTTGATGTCATTGGatctaaaaattttaaagtgtgtgtgtgtgtgaATAAAATCTTAGAATGACAACTCCGAGATGAAACTCTTAAGTAAACTTTAATAGGAAATAAGCGGTTTATTCTTGTTGGCTCCTAATTCTTTTTAGTGTATCAGTTCccattgataaaaaaattaaaattaaaattagaaaaattaaaccAGAAAAATCAAGTTGATTAAAATGTGACAAAAATTATGATTAAATGCTACTTCAACAAAATTAGGTTTCCTTTTCGTGTTGAGTAGAGACTCTTTGCATAGCAGCCATGAAGTCTTCGACACTTCTGGTAGacttcttttccttcattGGCTTACCGTTCATCACTCTGTCAAAGGCTTCGGAAGTGGACATTTCGTAGTAGAAACCACCCAAGACACAGAAGATACCAATAGACCAGATCCAGACACGGACGACAGTAACAATATCAGTCCAGTTTTCAGACCACCAACCGAATAAGGTAAACATGGTAGCGATGATGTCGACAGCGAAGACGGCACCAGCCAATTGCCATGATGGAATAGAAGACCAGAATGGACCAGCAGCTCTGGTAATGAAAATCAACCAGTTTTCAGTCAAGGAAATTTGCAAGAACATAATACCGTTCAAAGCACCGAAGTTTTGGATAATACCACCCTTTGGTAAGAACATAGTGGTCAAGGTAATCCATGAACCGACAGCCAAAATAATACCTAAGATAATAGACATACCCCATAATCTTGGTAGGTTCCACTTGACTGGCTTTGGAGAGTAAGGAGCATTATCGTAAGCAATAGCCAAAGTAGCAACATCAGCGAAAATGGCAATGAAAACAATCAAATCAATGTTCAAAGAGTTATCCAAAATAGCAATCCATAGACCCAAGAAGATTTCCAAATGTAAGGACAAAGCAATACGGTAAACAACGTAAGAGTACATTCTGTGGAAAATTTGTCTGGAAGTCTTCAAAGCATCAATAATGGCAGATAAACCAGGAgccaagaaaacaatatcagCAGCAGATCTAGCAGCATCAGTAGCACCTTCGACAGCAATACCAGTATCAgccttcttcaaagatggAGCATCGTTAACACCATCACCAGTCATAGCAACCAAGTAACCTCTGTTTTGCAAGATTTCAACAACTCTGTATTTATGTTGTGGGAAAACTTCAGCGAAACCATCGgcattttcaacaaaatcaGCTAATTCGGAACCTGGCATGTCACCACCGCCACCTAGACCTAATCTTTCAGCGTTGTAAATGTTGGTACCCAAACCCAATTGTCTACAAGTTTCCTTAGCAATACCGACAGCATCACCAGTTAACATTTTAACTCTTAGACCTAAATGTCTAGCTTCACTAACAGTTTGAGCAGTATCGTCTCTTGGTGGATCCATACATGGCATAACACCCAAGATTTCCCAGTGACCTTCACCTCTCTTTCTAGCAACACCTAAAGCACGGAACCCTCTAGAAGCCAATTCAGCAACCTTGTTTTCGTAGTTTTCATGGACATCTTCTGGGATTGGGTGATCTTCTTCGACAGTCTTCAAGACGAATAATGGAGCACCCTTAACACAAACAATTCTTTCACCTTCTGGAGATTCAACAACGGCAGTAACCTTCTTGGAGACAGGGTCAAATGGGTGGAATTCCAAAACCTTGTACTTGGTCAAAGCATCCTTAGCCTTTGGATATTgtttcaaagatttcaagAAAGCCTTATCAATAGCATCCAAacccttcttctttctggAAGCAGCCAAACAAGCAGTCAACATCAAGTCATCTGGAGAAACACCTTCAACAGTGTATGGTTCGTGCAAAGACAACTTGTTCTTGGTCAAAGTACCAGTCTTATCGGAACACAAGATTTCGACACCAGCCAAGGATTCAATAGCGGACAACTTTTGGACAATAGCTTGCTTCTTAGCTAAGTAAGCAGCACCGACGGCCATAGTAGTGGTAACGACAGCTGGCAAACCAACTGGGACAccaataatagtaatacCTAAAGTGTATCTCAAGATTCTAACAATACCGTTAGTTCTGTAGAAACAAGCAGTCCAGACCAACAACAAAGTGGCAACGACTAAAACCAATAAGATAATACCAATACCGTTCAAAACTTCAGTGAAATGACCTTGACCACCAGCGGCTTTGTTAACCAAAGCGGCAGCTCTACCAACGAAAGTGTTGTCACCAGTAGCGGTAACAACCATGAAACCTTCACCTCTCTTAACAGTGGAAGAAGAGAAGGTTTGGTCACCGTAATGTTTGTCGACAGCCAAAGATTCACCAGTAATAGCAGATTGATCGATTTGCAAGAAACAGTCTTCAGTGACAATACGACCATCAGTTGGGATAATGGTACCATCTTCCAATTGCAAAATATCACCTGGGACGACTTCGTTAGCTGGAATTTCAACTAATTGACCGTCTCTGATAACAACAGCGGTGTTAGCCAAtgtctttttcaattcatcgACAATAGAACCGGCTTGGAATTCTTGAACGAAACCAACACCAGCGTTTAACATTAACAAACCACAAATAACACCGAAATCGACCCAATCGGATAAACCGGCAGCTAAAATAGCAGCGGCTTCCATAACGAATTGAATTGGACCGACGAAAAACATAACAAACTTGACGACTAAAGATTCCTTTTCGTCAGCCATTTGATTCAAACCGtacttctttcttcttttcaaaacttcATCGGAAGTTAGACCGTAAGATGGGTCAGTTTGTAAATATTCTTCTGGAACTGGTCTAGCTTCACCGGCAGCAACTGGACCATCGTCATCACTGCCTTCATCGTCGACACCGTGATTAGATTGTAGTTCTTCGATTAAAGCATCGatatcgtcatcgtcaGAAGATTCGGATGCAGCGTCATCGTAAGTCTTGGCAGGCTTTTCTTGAGTTGGCTGATGAGCTGAAACAGAAGATGCtgaagaggatgatgaggaagaagatgatgtaTCAGCcatattgattttgataattAAATCTTTCTtatcttcttgttctttttaatatgattttctttaactAGTTTGGGTAtagtctttttttctttcctttgaATGTGTGTataaaagagagaaaaaaaatggttaTTTTCCAATTAATTAATTATTAACGattgttaaagaaaaaatttatcaacGAGGttgatagaaaaaaaaagtttttgtagatatagaagaaaaaaagattttcaCTATTGGTGTTATTAGaaagtagaaaaaaaaaattgagataAATTAGATGATATAGCATACTGATAGGATATCTGAAAATAACAC is a window from the Saccharomyces paradoxus chromosome VII, complete sequence genome containing:
- the PMA1 gene encoding H(+)-exporting P2-type ATPase PMA1 (Plasma membrane P2-type H+-ATPase~similar to YGL008C), producing MADTSSSSSSSSSASSVSAHQPTQEKPAKTYDDAASESSDDDDIDALIEELQSNHGVDDEGSDDDGPVAAGEARPVPEEYLQTDPSYGLTSDEVLKRRKKYGLNQMADEKESLVVKFVMFFVGPIQFVMEAAAILAAGLSDWVDFGVICGLLMLNAGVGFVQEFQAGSIVDELKKTLANTAVVIRDGQLVEIPANEVVPGDILQLEDGTIIPTDGRIVTEDCFLQIDQSAITGESLAVDKHYGDQTFSSSTVKRGEGFMVVTATGDNTFVGRAAALVNKAAGGQGHFTEVLNGIGIILLVLVVATLLLVWTACFYRTNGIVRILRYTLGITIIGVPVGLPAVVTTTMAVGAAYLAKKQAIVQKLSAIESLAGVEILCSDKTGTLTKNKLSLHEPYTVEGVSPDDLMLTACLAASRKKKGLDAIDKAFLKSLKQYPKAKDALTKYKVLEFHPFDPVSKKVTAVVESPEGERIVCVKGAPLFVLKTVEEDHPIPEDVHENYENKVAELASRGFRALGVARKRGEGHWEILGVMPCMDPPRDDTAQTVSEARHLGLRVKMLTGDAVGIAKETCRQLGLGTNIYNAERLGLGGGGDMPGSELADFVENADGFAEVFPQHKYRVVEILQNRGYLVAMTGDGVNDAPSLKKADTGIAVEGATDAARSAADIVFLAPGLSAIIDALKTSRQIFHRMYSYVVYRIALSLHLEIFLGLWIAILDNSLNIDLIVFIAIFADVATLAIAYDNAPYSPKPVKWNLPRLWGMSIILGIILAVGSWITLTTMFLPKGGIIQNFGALNGIMFLQISLTENWLIFITRAAGPFWSSIPSWQLAGAVFAVDIIATMFTLFGWWSENWTDIVTVVRVWIWSIGIFCVLGGFYYEMSTSEAFDRVMNGKPMKEKKSTRSVEDFMAAMQRVSTQHEKET